In one Modestobacter sp. L9-4 genomic region, the following are encoded:
- a CDS encoding ABC transporter ATP-binding protein produces MTAPAAVRLAGWGFRHATRKAWAVRDVDLTVAPGERVLLTGASGSGKSTLLRALAGLLDPETGDPAGELTVDGAVPDRRRQRVGMVFQDPDSQLVMIRAGDDVAFGLENTGTPPAQIWPAVDAALDAVGFDLGRDRATAALSGGQKQRLVLAGALAARPGLLLLDEPTAQLDPDGAAQVRTAVLRAVAARDATLVVVDHDVESWLPLVDRVVELLPGGGTVEHGPDWRPAPPRLPLRQQHAPGEQLLAAEAAGYTHRGSDSPGLLPTDVVLTAGRTLAVTGPNGTGKSTLALLLAGLRAPTTGRVTAGTALTAGLRRPEQPPHRWRAGELVQRIGTVFQQPEHQFLTGRVRDELALGAGDTARAEELMERLGLAALAEANPFTLSGGQQRRLSVATALATSPRVLVLDEPTFGQDRETWAELVALLAEQQDGDRALCLVTHDAGVVTALADDVLALGPAVPA; encoded by the coding sequence GTGACGGCCCCAGCCGCAGTGCGGCTGGCCGGCTGGGGGTTCCGGCACGCGACGCGGAAGGCGTGGGCGGTGCGGGACGTCGACCTGACGGTGGCCCCCGGTGAGCGCGTGCTGCTCACCGGGGCCTCCGGCTCGGGCAAGTCGACGCTGCTCCGGGCGCTGGCCGGTCTGCTGGACCCCGAGACCGGCGACCCCGCCGGCGAGCTGACCGTCGACGGTGCCGTGCCCGACCGGCGCCGGCAGCGGGTCGGCATGGTGTTCCAGGACCCGGACTCCCAGCTGGTGATGATCCGGGCCGGGGACGACGTGGCCTTCGGCCTGGAGAACACCGGCACCCCGCCGGCCCAGATCTGGCCCGCGGTCGACGCGGCACTGGACGCCGTCGGCTTCGACCTCGGCCGGGACCGGGCGACCGCGGCGCTGTCCGGCGGGCAGAAGCAGCGGCTGGTGCTGGCCGGGGCGCTGGCCGCCCGGCCGGGGCTGCTCCTGCTCGACGAGCCGACCGCCCAGCTCGACCCCGACGGCGCCGCGCAGGTGCGCACCGCGGTGCTCCGCGCGGTCGCCGCCCGGGACGCCACGCTGGTCGTGGTCGACCACGACGTCGAGTCGTGGCTGCCGCTGGTGGACCGGGTGGTCGAGCTGCTGCCCGGCGGCGGCACCGTCGAGCACGGCCCCGACTGGCGGCCGGCGCCCCCGCGGCTGCCCCTGCGGCAGCAGCACGCCCCCGGCGAGCAGCTGCTGGCCGCCGAGGCCGCGGGCTACACCCACCGCGGCAGCGACTCCCCCGGGCTGCTGCCCACCGACGTCGTCCTGACCGCGGGCCGGACGCTGGCCGTCACCGGCCCCAACGGCACCGGCAAGTCCACGCTGGCGCTGCTGCTGGCCGGGCTGCGGGCGCCGACCACCGGCCGGGTTACCGCCGGGACGGCGCTCACCGCGGGCCTGCGCCGACCGGAGCAGCCCCCGCACCGGTGGCGGGCCGGCGAGCTGGTGCAGCGCATCGGCACGGTGTTCCAGCAGCCCGAGCACCAGTTCCTCACCGGCCGGGTGCGCGACGAGCTGGCGCTGGGCGCCGGCGACACCGCCCGGGCCGAGGAGCTGATGGAGCGGCTCGGTCTCGCCGCGCTGGCCGAGGCCAACCCGTTCACCCTCTCCGGCGGGCAGCAGCGGCGCCTGTCGGTGGCGACCGCGCTGGCCACCTCGCCCCGGGTCCTGGTGCTCGACGAGCCCACCTTCGGCCAGGACCGCGAGACCTGGGCCGAGCTGGTGGCGCTGCTGGCCGAGCAGCAGGACGGCGACCGGGCGCTGTGCCTGGTCACCCACGACGCGGGCGTGGTCACCGCGCTGGCCGACGACGTGCTGGCGCTGGGCCCGGCGGTGCCGGCATGA
- a CDS encoding ECF transporter S component, giving the protein MAEKAVRPLDAAPGTSSWRTVDIIVTAVLGVAFGVVFWLWSLLYTATGPAFAGFPPSQAALYGVWLVAAVVAPLIVRKPGAAVFAELIGATVEALLGSHFGSTVILYGLLQGLAAELGFAAFRYRRSGWPQALLAAALAGLAAALLDFHFYYPDWTAGWKTVYLALVVGSTVLIAGIGGMALTRALRASGALSSFAAGRTRV; this is encoded by the coding sequence ATGGCCGAGAAGGCCGTCCGACCGCTCGACGCTGCCCCCGGGACGTCGTCCTGGCGCACCGTCGACATCATCGTCACCGCCGTGCTGGGCGTCGCCTTCGGCGTCGTCTTCTGGCTGTGGTCGCTGCTCTACACCGCCACCGGCCCGGCGTTCGCCGGCTTCCCGCCCAGCCAGGCCGCCCTCTACGGCGTCTGGCTGGTGGCCGCGGTGGTCGCGCCGCTGATCGTGCGCAAGCCGGGTGCCGCGGTGTTCGCCGAGCTCATCGGTGCCACCGTCGAGGCGCTGCTCGGCTCGCACTTCGGCAGCACCGTGATCCTGTACGGCCTGCTCCAGGGCCTGGCCGCCGAGCTGGGCTTCGCCGCGTTCCGCTACCGCCGCTCCGGCTGGCCGCAGGCGCTCCTGGCCGCGGCACTGGCCGGGCTGGCCGCCGCCCTGCTGGACTTCCACTTCTACTACCCGGACTGGACCGCCGGCTGGAAGACGGTCTACCTGGCGCTGGTCGTGGGCAGCACGGTGCTCATCGCCGGGATCGGCGGCATGGCGCTGACCCGCGCCCTGCGGGCCAGCGGCGCACTGTCCTCGTTCGCCGCCGGCCGCACCCGCGTGTGA
- a CDS encoding SDR family oxidoreductase, which translates to MELDGARIWVTGASTGIGAALARELADRGARVAISARSADQLAEVAAGRMAVVPVDVTDRAATVAAGRAVREALGGLDVAVLNAGTWSAFHVEPWDSQLFADHLQVNVMGAVHTMEAVVPQMTAAGSGRIVGVASVAGYRGMPGSEAYSAGKAALINLLESLRGSLAPRGIVVQTVNPGFVATRMTDRNRFPMPFKVPVEDAARTIADGIARDRAEIVFPLPMAVLMKVVRVLPIRTWTALTAAMARRGLHGGPERRQG; encoded by the coding sequence ATGGAGCTGGACGGAGCACGCATCTGGGTCACCGGCGCCTCGACCGGGATCGGCGCCGCGCTGGCCCGCGAGCTGGCCGACCGCGGCGCCCGGGTGGCGATCAGCGCCCGCAGCGCCGACCAGCTGGCCGAGGTGGCCGCGGGCCGGATGGCCGTGGTCCCGGTCGACGTCACCGACCGGGCGGCCACCGTCGCCGCCGGCCGGGCGGTGCGCGAGGCGCTGGGCGGCCTGGACGTCGCGGTGCTCAACGCCGGCACCTGGTCGGCGTTCCACGTGGAACCGTGGGACTCCCAGCTGTTCGCCGACCACCTGCAGGTCAACGTCATGGGTGCGGTGCACACGATGGAGGCCGTCGTCCCGCAGATGACCGCCGCGGGGTCCGGCCGCATCGTCGGCGTCGCCTCGGTGGCCGGGTACCGCGGCATGCCCGGCTCGGAGGCCTACAGCGCGGGCAAGGCAGCGCTGATCAACCTGCTGGAGAGCCTGCGCGGGTCGCTGGCGCCGCGCGGCATCGTCGTCCAGACCGTCAACCCGGGCTTCGTCGCCACCCGGATGACCGACCGCAACCGGTTCCCGATGCCGTTCAAGGTCCCGGTCGAGGACGCCGCGCGCACCATCGCCGACGGCATCGCCCGCGACCGCGCCGAGATCGTCTTCCCGCTGCCGATGGCCGTGCTGATGAAGGTCGTCAGGGTGCTGCCGATCCGGACCTGGACGGCGCTGACCGCGGCGATGGCCCGGCGCGGGCTGCACGGCGGGCCGGAGCGCCGGCAGGGCTGA
- the argG gene encoding argininosuccinate synthase — MSKVLTSLPVGERVGIAFSGGLDTSVAVAWMRDKGAVPCTYTADIGQADEPDIGSVPGRATTYGAEIARLVDCRAALVEEGLAALTCGAFHIRSGGRSYFNTTPLGRAVTGTLLVRAMLEDGVQIWGDGSTYKGNDIERFYRYGLLANPSLRIYKPWLDADFVTELGGRKEMSEWLVAHGLPYRDSAEKAYSTDANIWGATHEAKALEHLDASVEMVQPIMGVRFWDPEVEIATEDVTIGFEYGRPVTINGQEFASPVDLVLEANAIGGRHGLGMSDQIENRIIEAKSRGIYEAPGMALLHAAYERLVNAIHNEDTIANYHNEGRRLGRLMYEGRWLDPQAMMLRESLQRWVGMAVTGEVTLRLRRGEDYSVLQTSGPAFSYHPDKLSMERTVDSAFGPVDRIGQLTMRNLDIADSRAKLEQYAAMGMVGGATPTAIGAAQAASTGLIDASQAGGAEAIASRGGISAHDELLDRAAMESGTD; from the coding sequence GTGTCCAAGGTCCTGACCTCTCTGCCCGTCGGCGAACGCGTCGGCATCGCCTTCTCCGGGGGTCTCGACACCTCCGTCGCGGTCGCCTGGATGCGCGACAAGGGCGCGGTGCCCTGCACCTACACCGCCGACATCGGCCAGGCCGACGAGCCCGACATCGGCTCGGTGCCCGGCCGCGCCACGACCTACGGCGCCGAGATCGCCCGGCTGGTCGACTGCCGCGCCGCGCTGGTCGAGGAGGGCCTGGCCGCGCTGACCTGCGGTGCCTTCCACATCCGGTCGGGTGGCCGCAGCTACTTCAACACCACCCCGCTGGGCCGCGCGGTCACCGGCACCCTGCTGGTGCGCGCCATGCTCGAGGACGGCGTCCAGATCTGGGGCGACGGGTCGACCTACAAGGGCAACGACATCGAGCGGTTCTACCGGTACGGCCTGCTGGCCAACCCCTCGCTGCGGATCTACAAGCCCTGGCTGGACGCCGACTTCGTCACCGAGCTCGGCGGCCGCAAGGAGATGTCGGAGTGGCTGGTCGCCCACGGCCTGCCCTACCGGGACAGCGCGGAGAAGGCCTACTCCACCGACGCCAACATCTGGGGCGCCACCCACGAGGCCAAGGCCCTGGAGCACCTGGACGCCAGCGTCGAGATGGTCCAGCCCATCATGGGCGTCCGCTTCTGGGACCCCGAGGTCGAGATCGCCACCGAGGACGTGACGATCGGCTTCGAGTACGGCCGGCCGGTCACGATCAACGGGCAGGAGTTCGCCTCCCCGGTCGACCTGGTGCTGGAGGCCAACGCCATCGGCGGCCGGCACGGTCTGGGCATGAGCGACCAGATCGAGAACCGGATCATCGAGGCCAAGAGCCGGGGCATCTACGAGGCGCCGGGGATGGCGCTGCTGCACGCCGCCTACGAGCGGCTGGTCAACGCCATCCACAACGAGGACACGATCGCCAACTACCACAACGAGGGCCGCCGGCTGGGCCGCCTGATGTACGAGGGCCGCTGGCTGGACCCGCAGGCGATGATGCTGCGCGAGTCGCTGCAGCGCTGGGTCGGCATGGCGGTCACCGGCGAGGTGACGCTGCGGCTGCGCCGCGGTGAGGACTACTCGGTGCTGCAGACCTCCGGCCCGGCGTTCAGCTACCACCCGGACAAGCTGTCCATGGAGCGCACCGTGGACTCCGCGTTCGGCCCGGTCGACCGGATCGGCCAGCTCACCATGCGCAACCTGGACATCGCCGACTCCCGCGCCAAGTTGGAGCAGTACGCCGCGATGGGCATGGTCGGCGGCGCGACCCCGACCGCGATCGGTGCGGCGCAGGCCGCGTCCACCGGGCTGATCGACGCCTCGCAGGCCGGCGGGGCCGAGGCCATCGCCTCCCGCGGTGGCATCTCCGCCCACGACGAGCTGCTCGA